The genome window CTCACAGAAAGTACTTTGACCTTGTACTTCTGTTTGTAAACCTCCCACTTGAAATAACCTCTCATCTCTGAAGCTGAGGGTACAGAGCAGGTGGTTCTAAAACTAGAATGCTTTGGTTTGGAGAAATACCTGTAGGAAGTGGCAGCCTAAATTGGTTCATTTGGTTAGTATTTAAAGCTTAAGGAGAAACAGAATAGTAGAGTCAAGATTTGAAATCATAAGAGCAGGATTAGTCATAGTTTAGCCTTTTGATGCAGATGCCATCTCAGCAAGTTACGTAACCTCTGAGCCCTGGTTTCATAATCTCTTCATTGGGCACAGTAACATCTACCTTAGAGCTAGGAAGACTCAATGAGATAGCTGTGAAAATGCCTTGGAAACTGACAGCACTATACAGATAACTTTACTGCGAGGGTTTTTTGTATTCTCTTAGCCtgatgataaccctacatgctaTCTTCAGAAATCCAGCCTTATTGTACTTCTTATCAGAATCTCTTAAAAAATACAGTGACACGACCTCTTGAGGAAGTCTTCAGTTTGTGCCTACTGGGATGTAGGCTTTATACTAGAGTTGCACTGTTCAACAGAAATACAGTGCAAGCACATAAAGTCATCTTAAATTTCTTAGTAGCTTCATGTAAAAAGGTAACTCAAATAGGTGATTgcctttaataatatatttaactcAGTATATCCCTAATATTACTGCAGCTTGTCATCAGGATAAAAATGATCAATGAGatagtttgatttttttatacTAAGGCCTTGAAATCTGAAGGACATGTCAGTCTTACAACACATCTCATTTTAGACTGACTGCAGTCCAATGGCTCAGTGCCCACGTGTGGCATGTCACCTTCTCCACTCAGTAGTGAACGAGACATAGAAACTCATTTTCAGGAAGGTTCCTCTAGCAGAGGACGACAGACAGTCCATGAGCACCAAATATAAGTAAGACAATAGTGATGTGTTCTATCGAGAAAATACAGCAATCATGTGGGCACGACTGGGAGGCCACATTAGCCAGGATGACcagggaggatctcctggaggtgTTGAGCCAAGACCTGAATGATTAAAACGGCAAAGCTGGTCAGGTGGAAATATGACAGACATTACAGGGCAAGTGTGAGGCCCTGAAGTGGGATGATTCTGCTGTGTTCAGTGAACTCAGGGATACGGCTGGATCAGGGTGAGCAGAAAAACGTGGCAGGAGATGAGAGGTCGGCAGCTTCTAGACTAAACACAGACATACCGGCCTTGATAAGAAATTGAGATTTTTAAGTGAGATAGGAAGCCTGTGGAAAGTTTTAATAGGGGTCCGAGACACGTGAGATTATGAAGTACAAGTTAGATACCTATTTGTTAAAAGAATACctcagtttttatatatataattcagtggCCCAGAAGACCAAACTGTTTAATATatagatatgtttatatatatatttaatatagatGTAGATATAGTTAATATctgttaaatatgtatatatgatatctattaaatatgttaaatagatTTAATATATCTATTAAATATATCTATAAATAGAGTCGAACACCACTGAGCAACCGACACAGGTAGTTTATATAGACATATAAATATGATTTAAGGAGAACATCTTTCAGGCACTTTGCTTCCATTATCATCTTCTCAAATTCCAAAGGAATGCCGGTGATTTCACCGGCATTTAGTATAATGTTAGCACTTAGTATAAAGTTCTTGTTTATAATTGGTTTATAAACAAAATGCCTTTGAAGAATGACTAAAAAATGTTAAACAGTGGAGCTAcaactgattttctttctttcttaaaaaactttTGACAGACATGTGCATTGCCATCGCGATTTCTGTTCTCATGATCCTTATCTGTGCCATGGCTACGTACGGAGCATACAAGGTAAGCAGCTTGGAAACAAGGTCCTGGGTCTTTTCCTCCATCTCTTACACGTGTAATCTGTGCTGCTGTCTTTAAGAAGTAAGTTATGATTGTTCCCAGTTTCCTGTAGGAATCTTTGGAATTTTAAATCTCTTCTTAATGTTACATGGAAAACCAGTGTTACGGTCTCAGAAACGTTCACTGGAGACTTGTGGTGGATTGCTTTTGTGTGGTTTACCAAGTTGCCATCATGACCCGCTTTAATGTATTTCTGCTTCTCCATTTCCCTTCATATTAAGATTTCTCtgaattaaaataatgttttgtaaTGCCAAGTGTATTAacactctcttctttcttctgttcaGCAACACGCGGCCTGGATCATCCCATTCTTCTGCTACCAGATCTTCGATTTTGCCCTGAACACcttggttgcagtcaccataCTTGTTTATCCAAACTCCATCCAGGAATACATACGGCAGCTGGTACGTGACCTTCAAAATTGCGATGTCTCTTCATGACATTGAAGAGACATCCCTATCTTTGGTCAAGGTAGGGATATAaaggaagtagagaaaaacaTACACATAATAATTTGTGAATTTTTAACTTTCATCTGAGATTAGAGATCTTTGAATAAAGGTTTTGAATTTCTTAGAATGCTTTTTGGGAAAACTTAACTCCCTGAGGTAGatcagtggtgatggtggtgttggAGGTTCCTATCTAATTTATAAGCTGCTTACTAATTGTCTAATTTTTGTAAAATGCAGTTTGCTCAGTTATCAGCAGAGGGTAGCTTTTTGCCTCTGCTGTGTGTGGAAAAATGGGAAACTTGATATACACTGGTTCTCACACTTATTTGACTGTAGAATCCCTTTCTtcttccagcttttttttttggtccctcagcctccccccctcccctttcctccagCTTCTTTTGGGGTTTGATTTTCTATTAAATGTCCTTTGTGACCTTATGAGTGAATATGGGTGGCTTGCTATTAAGGAGCTCATGGAGGGTGTGAGGTTAGGATACATCCATGACTTCACGTCTTTAAATCATTGTGTTTGAATTATGAATGTTTATGAAAATTCAATTTCTTCAAAATCAAAGAATGTTTTAAATGGAGAGAATGTTCAGTCTTTGGAGGTTGTGGTAGTAGTTTCTGAGCATGGGAGAAGAAGCAGGTTGTTTCCTGGGATGAAGACACAGACTGGGGGTTTGATGTGGTAACAGAGGTCAAGAAGGTCAGTGGAAAGAGAGACGTGGAGGGGATGGAGGCAGGCTGGAAGTGTGGCAACAGGAGTTCCTGGCCTTTCGGGGGCCTGCCCGGGTCACGTGTGAAAAGCCTCTAGAGTTTTGTCCCTTTGAAGTATCAGGTGGTCATTACTGTAGGAGATAGCTTCTTTTTGCTTCTTAGAAAACAGGTAGTGTCAAGGAGATTTTGGTGTTTTCCCATGAGCTAACTTAACGTATTATTTCTTGTAATAATAGCTAAATGTTTCTGCGTGAGGGGTTTATACGTGACCAGCAGGTTGTAAAACTACCTCTGTCTTTAAGGACTTGGCTTGACTTTGTAATGATAACCTGGCACTGAGCTCCTAATGTCACCCGGGAATTGTGGAGGAAACAGGATCGCCACCTAGCCTGTCATGtgagggggttggggaagggTATTGTGCAGTAGAGGCGAGTCACGACTGTAGTCCGGCTGCTGTGGGGTTTATAAGGAGAAAGGCTGACGTGCAGGCGGGCACTTAGAGCACTCGTGATGCTACCTGGACTTCCTGTCACACGCGCATCGTTCAGTCACTCTACCCGCTTGTAAAATGATCAAGTTAGTGACGCTGGCAGTGATCCTAGTATCAGTTTAAAGAATCACTATCTACTTCTTGTTTGTAAGTATAAACCAAATTATAGAAGTAGGTATCTTCTGAATTTCTGTCTTGGCGGAACGAGCGAGGCCTCCAGGTTATCACAGTGCCTGAGCGGCCGACGGCAGTGAAGGCGGACGTCAGACTGGCCCTGATGCTGCGGCTCTTGTTGACAAGCTGAGATATAGTGAGTCTGGGGAGACTTGTCTAAAAAGGCTGATGGAGAGAAGTCCCAGTGCCTGCTCTTTCCATGTGAAGCCTTGTAAAACACAGATAAATAAGCTGTGCGTGTGTTTTTAATAGATCTTAACTGGATGTAGAAACCACGTTCACTTTTCTGGCATAAAGAGTGTAAAAGATCTTTGTGGGAAGGGTCTCGCCCACTTTAATCCCGGTTTGCCCCCCCGCACCCCACCCAGTGTTTCTGGAAACAGTAAGATTTCATGTTGGTCTTGTAAGTAACATccgtttgttttcttcttaaccCTTTGCGATCAGTACTACAGACAGCTCTTTCAGGTTCCAAGAGGCAAGAGCCTGTTTGATGAGCTGATCACAAGGAATGacttagattttatttcttaggTATTTTGTCACAATGGAAGGGGACTCAAAACCATTGGGTGAGGGTCATCCTGGAGAGGGCCAGCCACATGAGTCATGAGTTTTCTCCTTTGTTAAGTCTCATATTACTGCTAAAGTGGGATCCAAACACATAGTATTGGGtgatggggagagaggaagggtgaCCACACACGGAGCTGCCTTCGACATACACTGTCTAAGCCGATTACCATGAGAGCGTTGACCTGTGCTGAGCACATGGTTTATGGTGATGTCCTGTCATTCCCAGGAACTATATATAGTAGCAGATTTTCAATCCTCTTAAAAGGGTTTCCTTTGCCCTGGTAGTGAATCAGTTTGGTCAGATGgtaggacttctttttttttaaattcaagtatagttgatttataatgttaatttacagtgttaatttctgctgtacagtgaagtaatTGTTATACATAGATATACATTCTTgttactaaaaaaattttttttattgaagtatacttgatttacagtgtgcCAATCTGCTATTcagcagtgactcagttatacacatacagagttctttttttaaatattcttttccattataggaaaagaatattttcctaTATCCAGTATCACAAAAGAATAGTTTCCTATTAACagtatcacaggatattgaatatagtcccctgtgctatacagtaggaccttgtctatccattctgtatataatagttttgattttttttaatgctatgaaagtgaaagtgaagttgctcagttgtgtctgactctttgcgaccccatggactgtagcctaccaggctcctccatccttggaattttccaggcaagaatactggagtgggttgccattccaccAGTGGTCCCACCAATTCCACCAATTGGTCCCACCAATGCTATAAATACCTATTAATACAAGATTCTGCTCTTTGAGAAGTAGCATCAGCAGAAATGGTCTATATAAAGAAGGCAGTATTttacttcagtttttatttttaaaagttatttattttttattgtgctgggtcttcattgctacgctCAATAATTAATGAGATTTGCCAATAAGACTCTTCTCTTTTGCAGCCTCCTGATTTTCCTTACAAAGATGATATCATGTCAGTGAATCCTACCTGTTTGGTCCTCATTATTCTTCTGTTTATCAGCATTATCTTGGCTTTTAAGGTAAGCATGAAAATTTTACTTATGGTCTAGATATTATTGAATGTATTCGTGAATGCCACAGAAGTAAGCAGATTTCTGTCTATTTATTATCTTGCTTTAGATTTCTGAACTGCTTTCTGAATTCCTAACAGTTTTGTTCCTTCTCTTATCTGTATGACAGAAATAAACACTAACCAACCTTAACACAAGCCAACTCAAGGTTATTCTAAAATCTGTTTGGATGTGAATAAATTAATGTTGTGCATTTATGCAGTATGTATTATGTACCATAGCATCCATTGCTGTCTCAGTACACATCCGTttgtaatttgatttttaaaaaaatatttttttccatatttaacttaaaaaaattttttttagctgaagggtaattgctttacaggattttgaacattattctGTAACAATGTATTGGGTAAATTTAGCAGTTTTATAAATTAGTTATTTTTGGACATTGAGATAGTTTCTACTTTTTTACTTCTAACTAGTACTGCaatgaatatattaaatgtatCTTTTGTATACTTACACATTTATTTCCTCAAGATATATTTCTTGAAATTAGAAGGATGTGCATAATTTGAAGGTTTTCTGTAGGTTGTCAGATTGGCCTCCCCTAAAGTGGAATGAGTTAACACTCCGTTCAGCCACATTTCCCTCACTTTCAGCAACTGAGTGCCCTCTAACTTTCTCGTCTTTGTAAATCTGGTAATAAAAACATCATAATTATTGGAACTTGTGCGCTCCTAGGTAGAAAATTCTCAGGTTAGACTTTGAACTTCTAATTCTGAGTATCTTTCATTGTCTTTATTTAGGGACAAAGTTACCcgtttctttaaaaatcaagccTCAATGAGCTTAAATAAGCTGCATTTCGGGAGAAGAGTCATAGCAATTTGTTGAAGAGGAGTAGAAAGAGAATGATTCATTGAAAGTCACTTAGGTCTGCATTTTCTCTCCATAAAGCATACTCTGCATTTTTTGATATTGCACATATGGTTTAGTGGTGAGGATTTGGGTGAGTTTTATAGACGGATGTTGAGGCTTACCGCCTCTGCAGCTCCTGCCCCCACACCCCAAATTCCTGACTGCTCAGTCAGCCCCAGACCACCCCTGGCACAGGCTTCGGACTGTCAGATCCCACCCCTTGAGCTTTGTCACTGAAGGCTAGATTCCGCTTTAGCTTCTGCCCGATTGAAGCCCTTCAGCCATGCCTTCCTATAGACTGTGTGTCTATTAATTCCAGATTTTCTCATTTGTACCTGCAAGAAGGTTAATCTGACCAAGCTACCCTGTGCCATTGCCCAGaaactgctctttaaaaatgcattttaattgtgtagccatttacatttttattggaaATGCTTACTTGAGATTTTGAGTCAGAGGACCTAGATTTAGCTTCAGTCACTGCTGTATCTAGTTGTGTGACCAGGGCCTCGGTTTCTTCCTTCACTTCACAGCAGTAATAGCTACGAAAACATTCTGAAGGGTGGCAGTGACGTTAAATGAGCTAACAGGTAGGAAGGCGTTTACCCACTCATTTACCCATCCAGTAAAGCCCCGTGTGCCAGGCCATGTCGTAGGTGCTGCCTAAGGTATCCTGCTATTATCAGTTGCAAATTATAATGATCTAATCAAAGGCTTCGTACAAATTGTTCACAGCGCCGTCTCCAACCTGTGAGTAATGTGTTATACGTAATAATTATAATGCTTAATAACTGTGTATTTATCTGTTCTCTGCTAACCAGATTGCGTTTCCTTGAGAACACAGATCCTAccttcatttttctctcccttgTGGAGACTCAGTAATTGTTAAAAAGCAAATGTGAATACACGTATGTTTTGTGCTTTCACGTATCGGTCTGCCTCTCACAACCTGAGTTCACTGTTAAACTCCTCAGTAAGTGTTATTTATTGCTAGTGGTCGCTGGGAGCCCAAACAGGACTGTGTCAGTTTCACTTTGTCCTTGGTTGGCAGGTTAACAACCCTTACCACCTAGCTCTGCAAATACACGACGGGTGTACTTAATCCTGTCAGTGCAAGTTCATTTGGAAAATAGACCaagtatttctctcttttttaacattttaatttttttgttaactcttggctgtgccgggtcttcctGCTTTgcccgggctttctctagttacggtgagcaggggctcctccttGCTGCCATGCACGTTCTCATCATTGCGGTGAGCACAAGGGTTCTCGGCACAGACTTCAGCAGTCACAGCtggcgggctcagtagctgcagcccgTGGGCTCTAGATTGTGGGCCCAGTGCTTGTGGTacccgggcttagttgctctgcggcatgtgaaatcttgcccgaccagggatcaaacctgtgtcccctgcattggcgggcagattcttatccactgcgccccAAATATTTAATTCCTTAATCGAGATTACAGAAGTGTCAAATGGAAGTAAGTTTACTAAAGTAAGTTATTGGGGTTTTAGAGACATCAGGCCAAGTTTTCCTCCTGTGGGAGTGTGTTCCGAGTGTtgcaaggggctctcaagagtgcAGACTGGACGTATGAGGCCCCGGACACTGGGGACTTCCCCTCCAGGTTTGACCTTCAGTTGGAGCTTCATCATTTTGGAGGCCTCATGTCAGAAAGAGTTCTTGCCTTACAAAGAACCTTCTGTTCAGTGCTGAAATAGTGGACGTCTTCTTGCACAGGACACAACAGAAAATGTTCAAGCATTCCTTTTTTATTAGTATTAAAATTGTCACTGAGtctagggtttttgtttttgttttatggagAAGTAAGAGCATTGTTGGCTTAACTGAAAATCCCGTGTAAATCGAACATACTGTGTACAACATTCAAGGAAAATACCCTTTCCGTCTCCTTCCCATTGTTCTCTGGTTTCAGATTATTGCCATTCAGAAGACATTTTCTAAAATAGCATTACacaataaataacattttcatcTTTACATTATCACAGACAATTTAACTGTAGGAAATAAAAACCCCCAAGTACAAATGCAGCTTCAGACAGCTTTCTGAGTACACAACAGAACCTTTACTTTACTCTGCTGAAAAGTGTTGACACATACCCCATTTGTCTTTAAATGTCTTCTTCTTTGTAaagcaactttattgagatacaattcacatatcatgttctcatatatatatatatctcataaaGTTCTCCCATTTAAATGTACAATCCAGTGGTTTTcaatatattcacagagttgtataAACACAGCTCAGTGGTTAAACAGTGTAATTTTAGAACGTTGTTACCACTTGATGTTttccctcacccccatcccctgctcctggtaaccactaatctgctttgtGTCTCTGTGGGTTTGCCTagtctggacatttcatgtaaatggaatcatacaatacatgatcctttgtgactggcttctttgacctttccaaggttcatccatgccGTAGCGTGTATCAGAAGTTTCTCtcttgctgaataatattccattgtttaaacatcatacaatggaatattttgttTGTCCAGTCTTGACAGATACTTGGATTGTTTTGCTCTTGATATTATGGATAATACaagcttttgtgtggacataaggtCTTCATTTCTCTGGGGTATATACCTCAGAGTGAACTCTCCAGGTCATGTGGTAACTGTTAAACTTTTGAGAACCTTCCAGGCTGTTTTCCACAtggcaccattttacattctcaacaGCAATGTAGGAAGGCTCCATTTTCTCCATATCTTTAAACGTCTTTTAATCAAAGAATTTCAAAGCTAGAAAGGGCCtttaaaataatctcattttaatCTAATTACACATGATGGGAATGAAAGTGCAAAGAgttcatattttaaacatttcccaTGAGCTCATGCTTTATTTCTAGTACGTCTTTATTCTGAACCTGAATTTTAATTATCCTCTTTGGatatttcattatgaaaatggaaatgttttaGTGGATTTTATTGACCATGAAGCAGATTGACATGCTGTgaacctcttttttttaaagttgacttgtataataaaattatagataatGATGCAGAGTAAAACTCCCAATGATCCAGAGTTAAAATGTGGTGAGACTTGGCTAATGAACTGGTGGTTCTATAACTCTGAAgggcaataaatatttgtagaggAGGCTCCTTTCAGTCCTTTTTCCTGGAAGTTTTCTCCTACTTTCAGCCCACTCCTCCCCGTCACCTTCTGCATGGTGTGATAGAATAAGGCTGCAGTGTCACCGTCGGCCAGAAAGTTACTGTACCCagaatttgtaattttaaaggctttttggCTTAGTAGAGTTAATATGTGTCtaaaatttatgtaaataaacaCTTTTCAATATGGCTTTATCTGTGGCGATATATTAGATTATCTGAAGTTTGACAATTAAGGTCCTAATAATGACTACTTTTTTGCAGGGTTACTTGATTAGCTGTGTTTGGAACTGCTACCGATATATCAACGGCAGGAACTCCTCTGATGTCCTGGTTTATGTCACCAGCAACGACACTACGGTAGGTGTGATGTCACTTCACATGGAGATCTCCACACGTCCACTAGTGATGGCTTCTATGCATTTCTAGTGTTTGCTGCTTTTTTCACTGTTGTTGAGACATATTCATCAGCTGCTTAGTCATCAAAGGATTCATAGTTGAAcgaaatgtgttttgttttccttacaGGATATTAAAATCTAGATGGTTCAGcttttgattcatttaaaaatgattacaaaTAGATAATAGGTGCCTCTCCATATTTGTGTATCTTAAACTTGCATTATTAAACCATGGTAGATAATTCTAGGTATCAGTTCTGTTTGACTATATACCTTCTCCCTGACAtgtgaaaataaactttaaaatgtgaTGGTATAGATAGAACAAATAGCAGAGCTTACTGCATTTTAAAGTCTTAGGCTGTACCAGCTGAGTTAGCCAGGTGATGGAGTttactgtgtttttaaaacttGTCCTGCATATGTAAGCTTTAGTGAAAGAATTGAGATGATCTGTTGttcatacttaaattttttaaacctattaagTATGATTTTGGGCAACATGTCTTCAATGGAAGTCTTCAAAAAAACATTTGTCCTTGGTGCAAATGATCTTGCCTACCTTGTGTTAAAAGTGCAAGCTCTCTAGGTACTACCCTCCTGTGTCTCCATCATTGTGCCTGATGCAGTGCTCGGTACAGGTGTGGAATGCCGAATGGAAGGATGGTGATGGGTGACGTGAACAGCTGGGATGGGTCCTAGGATGGGTCCAGGAGGATAGGATTGGAGGCGACAGAATGGAcagaacagatgaaaggataaatagAAATGGTGAGACTGTTCTAAACTAGAAtgggattttatttttggttttgttttttaaattgtggtcaCTTGCTTACTCTGACCTTACTGATACAATTTAGCCTTTTCCTGTCTTGACTTCCTTGtgcataaaatggggataaaacaACTTCAGACTTTATACTAAATAGACAGGGGCTAGCTGGTAGCACTGAGATGTATGTGGGATTTCTGCAAGAAAGAGTATTTTATGTGAATAGTTTTCCTACGTCCTCAGTCAGCAGGTGTCGACTTGAGTCAGAAATGCATGAGCAGCGGTTTAAGAAGAGGCTTCACTGATTAGAGGCACTAGCCCCGTGTGCCCTTAGGGACACCTGCAAAGTCATGTGCACTGATCACAGGAAAGCATGTTCTGCCTACTAAACCTTTGACCTTTAGAGAATTCCTTTTGGGTCAGTAcgtctctttaaaaaaacaacttcacAATTACTGTaactgtttttaactttttattttatattggagtgtaacttgtgacagtttcaggtggatagcaaagagactcagcggtgcacatacacacatccattttcccccaaacatgCTTCCCGTCCAGTCTGCCACATAACACAGCTTCTTAAAGAATGTTTCCTTCTCTCTCGCAGTTTCTTGGGTATTAGTTACCTATCAGTATCTTtctagttttcatttaaaaacacatcTCAGAATACATTTATTCTCCTGCTGAACTAGTAAAAAAGTTTGAAATTTGGGGATTTGAGGAACCAGGAAAGTTGCTAAACAAGCAAGATATTATCAGAGCCTCATCCTAAATATTATGAATGTATGGGATTTATAATACCTccatttttgaaaagtatttcagagaagatcttcccgacccaaggactgaacctttGAGCCACcgggggggggagagagagagaggagtgtgtgtgtgtgtgtgtacacacacatacatacatataggtTTTGCATATTTTTCATAGAAGCAAAGCGGAAGGGCTACATAGATATGTTGTTTAGATATACCTCAGATCAAAGGATATTCTGAAATTTGTAAAAATTGGGTTGCCTAGAGAATTTAAGAATCATGAGTCCCTAAAATGCATCTAACCAGTTTTGTAGAGGAcgcttttattttctgttcttttgagaTTCAGAATTAGGTATGAATTAACAGGTATGTTTTATTTAGGCTTACATGCTCTTTAAAATagttgtacttaaaaaaaataaaatagttgtacttaaaaaaaaattgttgagacATCCCAGCTCTTCTAATAGCAGGCCTTTCTTCAGAAAGATTTCCAGTTTGGCAGTAGTTAACAGTAGCTAGGATTTGGGACCCTGGACTGGTGCCAGCTGGGATTGTTTTCTGGTATGTTGACAGAAGGTCCTGGGGAATTGCTCGATGGTGGTTATTGGTCATTATCTTAGGCATTCTCTATCAACTTGCCATTTTtaagataaggaaactgatgatgtgtttttacttttctcaAAGTTCCCAGTGAACCTCCCCCtgcggcccccccccccccttttttttttaaatgaatggtatTCCTGGGAAAGGGAGATTTATCATTTCTCATAGCTTGTGTGGATAACGCAAGATAGGGATAGATCACCATCTAAAGTCTCAGCTTTCTGGCagtgtttttaaagatttatttttttaaataatggtatTGTGAATATTATTCTAAGGAGTCCTTATTGTATCTAAAGTAATAATTCCTTAACATCAGAAAATGTCCAGTATGTATTTAGATTTTCAGTTGCTTCATGTTAATTTTCCTGGCAGTTTATTTGCAGCAGGATCTGTGGGTCAGTATATACTTTAAgactttatactttttttttttttaaaagaaacaactttGACTCACAAACTAGACTTAACTGATTGCATACCTCTaatatagttctctgtatttTCAGTAAATTAGTAGTTGGATCTAAGGacttcctgtatttttatttccatattccttttttcctttttttgcaagACTAGATACATTTGTTCTTCCATCAGGAGGCAGATAACATCTGGTTGATTCTATCTGAGATGTCAGCAGCCATTGATATTGATTCATTAGGAATTGAAATATGATGATATTCTATTAGTTTTCATTTATTATCTGGTATATTCCTATGAAGAAAAACTTTCCCTGACTTTCTCTTTAATTACCCAGTGGTACATGGGACAGTGATAAATTTATATGGTTTTATTCTCTTTATCAGTTTTCAAA of Muntiacus reevesi chromosome 12, mMunRee1.1, whole genome shotgun sequence contains these proteins:
- the LAPTM4B gene encoding lysosomal-associated transmembrane protein 4B, which translates into the protein MKMVAPWTRFYSNSCCLCCHVRTGTILLGVWYLILNAVVLLILLSALADPDHYHFSSSELGGDFEFMDDANMCIAIAISVLMILICAMATYGAYKQHAAWIIPFFCYQIFDFALNTLVAVTILVYPNSIQEYIRQLPPDFPYKDDIMSVNPTCLVLIILLFISIILAFKGYLISCVWNCYRYINGRNSSDVLVYVTSNDTTVLLPPYDDATVNVATKEPPPPYVSA